A part of Fimbriiglobus ruber genomic DNA contains:
- a CDS encoding FAD-dependent oxidoreductase has protein sequence MNQTDVLIAGAGPTGLTLACDLARRGVSARVIDKSPTDFPGSRAKGLMPRTLEVFDDLGVVGEVLASSGPFPPFRGYAGETVLWDRTIYQMAGFPELTPTPDLPYTTFRMIPQWRTEEILRARLVALGGRVERGTELTALNQDGEGVTASLVRDGRVEEVRCRYLVGADGGPSFVRKAIGIGFAGTTDATDRSIIADVIASGPDRDHWHTWTNPGNPANRVSLCPLPGTDFFQFVAPVTTDDVPALTLESLQAIFDQRSGVSGVRLSDLRWATMYRVNVRLADRFRMGRVFLAGDAAHVHSPAGGQGLNTGVQDAYNLGWKLGAVLRGAPETLLDSYEAERLPVAAHVLGMTSALHKRWANGGTPRSAADDVYQLRLSYQGGPLARDNGGGRVRAGDRAPDAPCRDAAGNLVRLFDAFRGPHFTLLAFERHDGRYGEPVRAYTVLHPGEPIGGPCLVDADGLVRSGYGVESGFVLVRPDGYIGLIAPDEAAVREYLALVMGGPAM, from the coding sequence ATGAATCAGACCGACGTTCTCATCGCCGGGGCCGGGCCGACCGGGCTCACCCTGGCCTGCGATTTGGCCCGCCGCGGCGTTTCCGCCCGCGTCATCGACAAGTCCCCCACCGATTTTCCCGGCTCCCGTGCGAAAGGGCTGATGCCGCGCACGCTGGAGGTCTTTGACGACCTCGGCGTTGTGGGCGAGGTACTCGCTTCAAGCGGCCCGTTTCCGCCGTTCCGTGGGTACGCGGGCGAAACGGTCCTGTGGGATCGAACTATTTACCAGATGGCCGGATTCCCGGAACTGACACCCACCCCGGACCTTCCGTACACCACTTTCCGGATGATCCCCCAGTGGCGGACCGAGGAAATTCTGCGGGCACGACTGGTAGCCCTCGGCGGCCGCGTGGAACGCGGCACCGAACTCACGGCGCTCAATCAGGACGGCGAGGGCGTCACCGCATCACTGGTCCGGGACGGCCGGGTGGAAGAGGTGCGATGCCGCTACCTCGTGGGGGCTGACGGCGGGCCGAGTTTCGTTCGCAAGGCGATCGGGATCGGGTTCGCCGGGACGACAGACGCGACCGACCGCTCCATCATCGCCGACGTGATAGCCTCGGGTCCGGACCGGGACCACTGGCACACGTGGACGAACCCCGGGAATCCCGCGAACCGGGTCTCCCTCTGCCCGCTCCCGGGAACGGATTTCTTCCAGTTCGTGGCCCCGGTCACGACCGACGACGTGCCGGCTCTCACCCTCGAATCCCTGCAAGCCATCTTCGATCAACGGTCCGGGGTCAGCGGCGTGCGGCTATCAGACCTGCGCTGGGCGACGATGTATCGGGTGAACGTGCGGCTCGCGGACAGGTTTCGAATGGGCCGGGTGTTCCTGGCCGGCGACGCGGCCCACGTCCACTCCCCGGCCGGCGGTCAGGGGTTGAACACGGGCGTTCAGGACGCCTACAACCTCGGCTGGAAACTCGGGGCCGTACTGCGTGGCGCCCCGGAAACCCTACTCGACAGCTACGAGGCCGAACGGCTCCCGGTCGCGGCGCACGTCCTCGGAATGACTTCGGCACTGCACAAGCGATGGGCTAACGGAGGCACACCGAGGAGCGCCGCTGACGACGTTTACCAGTTGCGGTTGAGCTACCAGGGCGGCCCCCTGGCTCGCGATAACGGGGGCGGCCGGGTCCGGGCGGGAGACCGCGCTCCCGACGCCCCGTGCCGCGACGCCGCCGGGAATCTGGTGCGGCTGTTCGACGCTTTCCGCGGCCCCCACTTTACCCTGCTGGCGTTCGAGCGCCACGACGGCCGCTACGGCGAACCGGTCCGAGCCTATACCGTCCTCCATCCAGGAGAGCCGATCGGCGGCCCGTGTCTGGTCGACGCGGACGGGTTGGTCAGGAGCGGTTACGGCGTCGAATCCGGGTTCGTTCTCGTCCGGCCGGACGGGTACATCGGATTGATCGCTCCCGACGAGGCGGCCGTCCGGGAATACCTGGCTCTCGTGATGGGCGGACCCGCGATGTAG
- a CDS encoding DUF1559 domain-containing protein: MSRSPAATTRLGFTLIELLVVIAIIAVLIGLLLPAVQKVREAASRAKCQNNLHQIGVAFHNYESAFGWFPPGYRDPRPDSQPGPGWGWAVFLLPFVEQANLSAQIDPDHTVFGNGSAITVPTPQTLTQLSVFRCPSDPGPPTNANYDGHATASYRGIGWSRPQTAVGPIGLMITNIANPNGVLFRNSQIRVADVTDGLSGTIFVAEVCLDDQRGKWGGIWAGANRQDQYGLWISGVYWAIDEGPFRLNGSDKWASCSDHPGGTGILLGDGSARFMADSVDPSIPANMASRAGGEVASGDGW; this comes from the coding sequence ATGTCCCGCTCTCCCGCCGCCACCACGAGGCTGGGGTTTACCCTGATCGAGTTGCTGGTGGTGATCGCGATCATCGCCGTCCTCATCGGGTTGCTCCTGCCGGCCGTCCAGAAGGTCCGCGAAGCGGCCTCCCGGGCCAAGTGTCAAAACAACCTGCACCAGATCGGCGTCGCGTTTCACAACTACGAGTCCGCCTTCGGCTGGTTCCCGCCGGGTTATCGCGACCCGCGCCCGGACTCGCAACCCGGCCCCGGGTGGGGCTGGGCGGTGTTCCTCCTCCCGTTCGTCGAGCAGGCGAACCTGTCCGCCCAGATCGACCCCGACCACACCGTTTTCGGCAACGGCTCGGCCATCACCGTGCCCACCCCACAGACGCTCACCCAGCTCAGCGTCTTCCGCTGCCCGTCCGACCCGGGGCCGCCGACCAACGCCAACTACGACGGCCACGCCACGGCCAGCTACCGGGGCATCGGGTGGAGCCGCCCGCAGACGGCCGTCGGCCCGATCGGGCTGATGATTACCAATATCGCCAACCCGAACGGGGTGCTGTTCCGGAACAGCCAGATCCGAGTCGCGGACGTGACCGACGGCTTATCGGGCACCATATTCGTCGCGGAGGTCTGCCTGGACGACCAGCGGGGCAAGTGGGGTGGGATCTGGGCCGGGGCGAATCGGCAAGACCAGTACGGCTTGTGGATCAGCGGGGTCTACTGGGCGATCGACGAGGGGCCGTTCCGGCTGAACGGGTCCGACAAGTGGGCGTCCTGCAGCGACCACCCGGGCGGGACCGGGATATTGCTCGGGGACGGGTCGGCGCGGTTCATGGCGGATTCGGTCGACCCGAGCATCCCGGCCAACATGGCCAGCCGCGCGGGCGGCGAGGTGGCGTCGGGCGACGGGTGGTAA
- a CDS encoding 3-keto-disaccharide hydrolase yields the protein MRLFPSALLLALSTAASAAEPVSLFDGKTFVGWEGDTEKTWRIEDGAIVGGSLDMTVPRNEFLSTTKTFGDFELKVTFKLVGERAKTNAGVQFRTKRIPNHHEVSGFQADVGQDYWGALYDESRRNKVLAKPAKDVIEKLVKHDDWNEYVIRCEGSHIRLWLNGTQTVDYTEPDDAIARTGIVALQIHGGAKAKAYYKSITIEELLVAKKP from the coding sequence ATGCGGCTCTTTCCTTCAGCACTGCTTCTGGCACTCTCGACCGCCGCTTCGGCCGCCGAGCCCGTCTCCCTCTTCGACGGCAAGACGTTCGTCGGCTGGGAAGGCGACACGGAGAAAACCTGGCGGATCGAAGACGGCGCGATCGTGGGCGGTTCGTTGGACATGACCGTCCCCCGCAACGAATTCCTCTCCACGACCAAGACCTTCGGCGACTTCGAACTGAAGGTGACGTTCAAGCTGGTCGGAGAACGGGCGAAGACGAACGCGGGCGTGCAGTTCCGGACCAAGCGAATCCCCAACCACCACGAAGTCAGCGGCTTTCAAGCGGACGTCGGGCAGGATTACTGGGGGGCGTTGTACGACGAATCGCGGCGCAACAAGGTACTCGCGAAACCGGCGAAAGACGTGATCGAGAAACTGGTCAAGCACGACGACTGGAACGAGTACGTGATCCGCTGCGAGGGGTCGCACATCCGCCTGTGGCTCAACGGCACCCAGACCGTCGACTACACCGAGCCCGACGACGCGATCGCCCGGACCGGCATCGTCGCCCTGCAAATCCACGGCGGCGCGAAAGCCAAGGCGTATTACAAGTCGATCACCATCGAAGAATTACTCGTGGCGAAGAAGCCGTAA